One Nocardia iowensis DNA window includes the following coding sequences:
- a CDS encoding transglycosylase SLT domain-containing protein, which translates to MRYFIPTVAAAVSALFLCAAPANAVATDCAAPDAPPICATPSRTWETHSAGSALSLPRATVKILAMTIVPPHHFWAFDNIITRESGWNVFAINPESGAYGLGQALPPQKMGTHGPDWAFNPVTQIRWTYDYMNKRYGNPIRAWEFWQAHHWY; encoded by the coding sequence ATGCGGTACTTCATTCCTACCGTCGCAGCAGCCGTCAGTGCGCTTTTTCTCTGCGCCGCTCCGGCAAACGCTGTCGCCACGGATTGCGCGGCTCCCGATGCGCCGCCGATTTGCGCGACGCCGTCGCGCACCTGGGAAACCCATTCGGCCGGCTCCGCCCTCTCCCTACCCCGGGCAACGGTCAAAATTCTTGCGATGACAATCGTGCCGCCACACCATTTCTGGGCGTTCGACAACATCATCACCCGGGAAAGCGGCTGGAATGTTTTCGCCATCAACCCGGAAAGCGGCGCCTACGGCCTCGGCCAAGCCCTGCCGCCCCAGAAGATGGGCACCCACGGTCCCGACTGGGCGTTCAACCCGGTAACCCAGATCCGCTGGACCTACGACTACATGAACAAGCGCTACGGCAACCCCATCCGCGCCTGGGAGTTCTGGCAAGCACATCACTGGTACTGA
- a CDS encoding carboxylesterase/lipase family protein produces the protein MAAVFSAVTACGDEKDQQPTDAAVVQTRSGPVRGTVTADERAFSGIPYAAPPVGELRWKPPAAPAVWSAERDATKPGAECLQPEDAGRLTGSEDCLFLNVWTPSGAADRKRPVLVWIHGGAFTTGSGSLYNPARLVRTGDMVVVTINYRLGALGFLGHPAVAHEDGQVGNFGLLDQQAALRWVRDNIAAFGGDPAKVTIAGESAGAMSVCDHLVSPASDRLFHGAILQSGPCEMQTDRQTAVAKSEEYSATIGCPDADAAAVARCLRAVPAEQVAATPLHFTGEAGVGLPSPSYGQPLLPDDPMVAFRDGKAAKVPVLIGVNRDEYTYFVAGQTITAQQYPDLLKMFGPQADAVTAQYPLDRYAQPELAWSAVMTDHVFACPIADNTKSLTRTGPVYAYEFADPDAAPLPGLPSPPPFPLGAAHGFELPYLFDLDRTPSPATSAQQALSDKMIRYWSAFVHTGDPNANGLPHWPRHTGDQSLVLHPDTATTTNIHETHHCALWTQIPTP, from the coding sequence ATGGCGGCCGTGTTCAGCGCCGTGACCGCGTGTGGCGATGAGAAAGATCAACAACCGACCGATGCGGCGGTAGTGCAGACCCGGTCCGGGCCGGTGCGCGGGACCGTGACGGCCGACGAGCGCGCATTTTCCGGAATCCCCTATGCGGCACCACCGGTGGGCGAGCTGCGGTGGAAACCGCCTGCCGCACCGGCTGTTTGGTCGGCGGAGCGAGACGCGACGAAGCCGGGAGCCGAGTGTCTGCAACCCGAGGACGCCGGTCGGCTCACCGGCAGTGAGGACTGCCTGTTCCTGAATGTGTGGACACCCAGTGGCGCTGCCGATCGGAAACGCCCGGTGCTGGTGTGGATCCATGGCGGCGCGTTCACCACCGGCAGCGGTAGTTTGTACAACCCCGCGCGATTGGTGCGCACCGGCGACATGGTCGTGGTGACGATCAACTACCGGCTGGGTGCGCTGGGTTTCCTGGGGCATCCGGCGGTGGCGCACGAGGACGGGCAGGTCGGCAATTTCGGGTTGCTGGATCAGCAGGCGGCGTTGCGCTGGGTGCGTGACAATATCGCCGCGTTCGGCGGCGATCCGGCCAAGGTGACCATTGCCGGTGAGTCGGCCGGCGCGATGTCGGTGTGTGACCACCTGGTGTCGCCGGCCTCGGACCGGTTGTTCCACGGCGCGATATTGCAGAGCGGGCCGTGCGAAATGCAGACCGACCGGCAGACCGCGGTCGCCAAGAGCGAGGAGTACTCGGCGACGATCGGCTGCCCGGACGCCGATGCCGCCGCGGTAGCTCGGTGTCTGCGTGCGGTACCCGCTGAGCAGGTGGCCGCGACACCGTTGCACTTCACCGGGGAAGCCGGTGTCGGTCTGCCCAGTCCGAGCTACGGCCAACCCCTGCTGCCGGACGACCCGATGGTCGCATTCCGTGACGGCAAGGCCGCGAAAGTGCCGGTACTGATCGGCGTGAACCGAGACGAATACACCTATTTCGTTGCCGGACAGACGATCACCGCCCAGCAGTATCCCGACCTGTTGAAGATGTTCGGCCCACAAGCCGACGCCGTCACCGCGCAATATCCGCTCGACCGCTACGCGCAACCGGAGCTGGCCTGGTCCGCGGTGATGACCGACCACGTCTTCGCGTGCCCGATCGCCGACAACACGAAATCCCTCACCCGCACCGGCCCCGTCTACGCCTACGAATTCGCCGACCCCGATGCCGCGCCCCTCCCCGGGCTACCGTCCCCACCGCCCTTCCCCTTGGGCGCGGCCCACGGCTTCGAACTGCCCTACCTGTTCGACCTCGACCGGACTCCGTCCCCCGCCACCTCAGCTCAGCAAGCCTTGTCCGACAAGATGATCCGCTACTGGTCAGCCTTCGTCCACACCGGCGACCCGAACGCCAACGGCCTCCCGCACTGGCCCCGCCACACCGGCGACCAGTCCCTGGTCCTGCACCCCGACACCGCGACCACCACCAACATCCACGAAACCCACCACTGCGCCCTCTGGACCCAAATCCCCACCCCGTGA